The following proteins are encoded in a genomic region of [Eubacterium] hominis:
- a CDS encoding Lrp/AsnC family transcriptional regulator, with the protein MKTELLLSLLETNARYSTRDLADVLLEDEDSVIHTMSDLEKKKIICGYHTIINWDKTNKEKVMALIEVGVTPERDYGYDKIAKNIYRYPEVDTMYLMSGKSEFIVIIYGKTMQEVSNFVGTKLAPTQNVVSTSTFFVLKEYKVNGVIFDEEEKHNERLVVTP; encoded by the coding sequence ATGAAGACTGAATTACTATTATCTCTTCTGGAAACAAATGCCCGTTACTCTACAAGAGATTTGGCAGATGTTTTATTAGAAGACGAAGACAGTGTCATTCATACGATGAGTGATCTGGAAAAGAAAAAAATTATTTGTGGATACCACACGATCATTAACTGGGATAAGACAAATAAAGAAAAAGTGATGGCGTTGATTGAAGTAGGAGTCACACCGGAACGTGATTATGGCTATGACAAGATTGCGAAGAATATATACCGTTATCCTGAAGTAGATACTATGTATCTTATGAGTGGAAAAAGTGAATTCATCGTAATTATCTATGGAAAAACGATGCAGGAAGTCAGTAACTTTGTTGGCACAAAATTAGCGCCTACACAAAACGTGGTTTCCACATCTACTTTCTTCGTTTTAAAAGAATATAAAGTAAACGGCGTTATTTTTGACGAAGAAGAAAAACATAACGAAAGATTGGTTGTGACGCCATAA
- a CDS encoding aminotransferase class I/II-fold pyridoxal phosphate-dependent enzyme encodes MYEKFLSEKVQTIRPSGIRKFFDLASQMEGVISLGVGEPDFDTPWHIREAAIYSIEEGRTHYTANQGLLELREEIVSYAKRRFNLDYDPNDNVIVTVGGSEAIDIAMRALVNPGDEVILMEPCYVAYTPSVELCGAKPVHIKLEHKDEFKLTPEKLEAAITPKSKVMLLNYPSNPTGGVMTKEDYEKLVPIIKKHELIVISDEIYAELTYDGEFCSLANFEEIKDQVIVINGFSKAFAMTGWRLGYTLANKEFTAAMNKIHQYIIMSAPTAAQYGAIEALHNGDIHVAEMKEAYESRRNFITKGFNRIGLPTHLPHGAFYIFPDIRSTGLTSDEFCEKLLAEEKVACVPGTAFGDAGEGFVRVSYAYSIEHIKEAIERIDHFMRNYR; translated from the coding sequence ATGTATGAAAAATTTCTAAGTGAAAAAGTACAGACGATTCGCCCCAGTGGCATCCGTAAGTTCTTCGATTTAGCTTCTCAAATGGAAGGAGTTATCTCTTTAGGTGTTGGTGAACCTGATTTTGATACTCCCTGGCATATTCGTGAAGCCGCAATCTATTCCATTGAAGAAGGCAGAACGCACTATACTGCAAATCAGGGATTATTAGAACTGCGAGAAGAAATCGTATCCTATGCAAAACGCCGTTTCAATCTGGATTATGATCCAAATGATAATGTCATTGTGACTGTTGGTGGCAGTGAAGCAATTGATATCGCCATGCGTGCACTTGTTAATCCAGGAGATGAAGTTATCTTAATGGAGCCATGTTATGTCGCATATACACCAAGTGTAGAATTATGTGGCGCAAAACCTGTGCATATCAAATTGGAGCATAAAGATGAATTTAAATTAACACCAGAAAAACTGGAAGCTGCCATTACTCCAAAAAGCAAGGTTATGCTGTTAAATTATCCTAGCAATCCTACTGGTGGTGTCATGACGAAAGAAGATTATGAAAAGCTTGTGCCAATCATCAAGAAACATGAATTAATCGTCATCAGTGATGAAATTTATGCTGAATTAACATATGATGGAGAGTTCTGTTCACTTGCGAACTTTGAGGAAATCAAAGATCAGGTCATTGTTATCAACGGTTTCTCAAAAGCCTTTGCGATGACTGGCTGGCGTTTAGGTTATACCCTTGCCAACAAAGAGTTCACTGCTGCTATGAATAAAATCCATCAGTACATTATTATGTCTGCCCCTACTGCTGCACAATATGGTGCGATTGAGGCACTTCATAATGGTGATATTCATGTTGCGGAAATGAAAGAAGCCTATGAATCAAGAAGAAACTTTATCACAAAAGGCTTTAATCGTATTGGCTTGCCAACACATCTGCCTCATGGTGCCTTCTATATCTTCCCAGATATTCGCTCTACCGGTTTAACAAGTGATGAATTCTGTGAAAAATTATTGGCAGAAGAAAAAGTAGCTTGTGTCCCAGGCACAGCCTTTGGTGATGCTGGTGAAGGCTTTGTCCGTGTATCTTATGCGTATAGCATTGAGCATATCAAAGAAGCAATCGAAAGAATCGATCACTTCATGCGTAATTATCGCTAA
- a CDS encoding serine hydrolase: MAVKKKKKLKRKIKIILLLCLSILLVGCAGAAYYITQVYEDITQKVKEVTLDYNEKAPTNSSYYFEGQRSDEEFDSSLFKFDEIKDYTVTLHFRDKDYPVIFHVEDHVKPKITLPVKEVDLYKGFSIKDLYTAKDEKSKVNVTLNMKEEDFTVGEHEFCVSAKDQSGNTEKKCQVINVIDSTPKVDVVSKVSFDYDYKNMSLEAILKDYMKKRGLTTQVAISFHSFTTGEEYFVNGNQWMVAGSTYKLPLNMYYYEQENAGKILQSDLLLYEKDDFEEGGPIGDTKKPGDKISIADLQFYSIVYSDNTASRILFKGIGGWGSYREAIKKYSSINYETPYYSNNITVHYMNDALVYLYQHLNSFPELSQRLYGVAPGDCLKRYLDVPIMQKDGCYGSAWNAAGLVMSDHPYAVSVYTSLGEAGKNVMGEINVLLYNYAQAH; this comes from the coding sequence ATGGCAGTGAAGAAAAAGAAAAAATTAAAAAGAAAGATAAAAATTATACTTTTATTATGTTTAAGTATTTTATTGGTTGGCTGTGCTGGTGCAGCTTATTATATCACACAGGTATATGAAGATATTACACAAAAAGTGAAAGAAGTGACGTTAGATTATAATGAAAAAGCACCAACCAACAGTTCTTATTATTTTGAAGGACAACGAAGTGATGAAGAATTTGATTCCTCTTTATTCAAGTTTGATGAAATCAAAGACTATACAGTTACCTTACATTTCAGAGATAAAGATTATCCAGTGATTTTTCACGTGGAAGATCATGTGAAACCAAAAATCACACTCCCTGTGAAGGAAGTAGACTTGTATAAAGGATTTTCTATTAAAGATCTATATACCGCAAAAGATGAAAAATCAAAAGTAAATGTGACACTCAACATGAAAGAAGAGGACTTTACTGTAGGGGAACATGAATTTTGTGTAAGTGCAAAAGATCAAAGTGGCAATACAGAAAAGAAGTGTCAAGTTATCAATGTGATAGACAGCACGCCAAAAGTAGATGTAGTATCAAAGGTATCCTTTGATTATGATTATAAGAATATGAGTTTAGAAGCAATCTTAAAGGATTATATGAAAAAAAGAGGTCTTACCACACAGGTTGCGATTAGTTTTCATAGTTTTACGACAGGTGAAGAGTATTTTGTGAATGGTAATCAATGGATGGTGGCAGGAAGTACTTATAAATTGCCTTTGAATATGTATTATTATGAACAGGAAAATGCTGGAAAGATATTACAAAGTGATTTGCTGCTTTATGAGAAAGATGATTTTGAAGAAGGTGGACCAATCGGGGATACAAAGAAACCCGGAGATAAGATATCTATCGCAGACCTGCAGTTTTATAGTATCGTTTACTCTGACAACACAGCATCCCGTATCCTGTTTAAAGGCATAGGCGGCTGGGGAAGCTATCGTGAAGCAATTAAAAAATATAGCTCCATTAATTATGAAACGCCATATTATTCCAACAATATTACTGTACATTATATGAATGATGCACTTGTATATTTATATCAGCATCTAAACAGTTTTCCTGAGCTGTCACAGCGATTATATGGAGTTGCGCCAGGAGATTGTCTGAAGCGTTATTTAGATGTGCCAATTATGCAGAAGGATGGCTGTTATGGTAGTGCTTGGAATGCCGCAGGACTGGTAATGAGTGATCATCCTTATGCAGTATCTGTATATACTTCTCTTGGGGAAGCAGGGAAAAATGTAATGGGTGAAATCAATGTGCTTTTATATAACTATGCACAGGCACATTAA
- a CDS encoding ATP-binding cassette domain-containing protein, translating into MNSIKIEHLSFAYDEVDVLHDFSLEIGEEGCVLLAGRNGSGKSTLLNLLCGSLLPYEGSVERNGIHIGYLPFDSPLIEQLSVLDNLRYFYRCFHHQDFDLQSPFVQKVLQALSVDYLNQRVNKCSSGQKQKAGIAMILLSGADMIVMDEPFVAIDSKSVINLIELLQEMKEHTTFLLTTHTIDQLEPLADRLILLNEKGIAIDTKDKNQLHAYFKGDVL; encoded by the coding sequence ATGAATTCTATAAAAATTGAACATCTATCATTTGCATATGATGAGGTGGATGTATTACATGACTTTTCCTTAGAAATAGGAGAAGAAGGTTGTGTGCTATTGGCAGGAAGAAATGGCAGCGGTAAAAGCACACTATTAAACCTATTATGTGGCAGTCTTTTGCCATATGAAGGAAGTGTTGAGCGAAATGGTATACATATAGGTTATTTACCTTTTGATTCTCCTTTGATAGAACAATTAAGTGTACTAGATAACTTACGATATTTCTATCGCTGTTTTCATCATCAGGATTTCGATTTACAGAGTCCGTTTGTTCAAAAAGTATTACAAGCCTTGTCAGTAGACTATTTAAATCAACGTGTAAACAAATGCAGTTCTGGGCAAAAACAAAAGGCAGGGATTGCGATGATTTTATTAAGTGGTGCAGATATGATCGTGATGGATGAACCATTTGTGGCAATTGATTCAAAAAGTGTCATTAACTTGATTGAACTTTTGCAAGAAATGAAAGAACATACAACTTTTTTATTAACCACTCATACGATTGATCAATTAGAGCCATTAGCGGACCGCCTGATTTTATTAAATGAAAAAGGTATAGCAATAGATACAAAAGATAAAAATCAGTTACATGCATATTTCAAAGGTGATGTTTTATGA
- a CDS encoding MerR family transcriptional regulator: MLFHEVIKETGITKKALLYYEEKGLIEVLRNENGYREYREDQLLILWKIKVLRQLDFSISEIENILKKEHDEEIFQDHFNEIDKRMALCRIQKAYIKAVYNQKDETCSTYARMDQELKEEYEFQDSVKITMQEDNKQFTSKYFMEFMMGCFLLFCDKDWLPIVGLIMVLHVLYIFVRSSADQDGLLRVYISSMKELLRKWKRKNKREES, encoded by the coding sequence ATGTTATTTCATGAAGTAATCAAAGAAACAGGTATCACAAAAAAAGCGTTATTATATTATGAAGAAAAGGGATTGATTGAAGTTTTGCGCAATGAGAACGGCTATCGTGAGTATCGTGAAGATCAATTATTGATTTTATGGAAAATCAAAGTATTGCGGCAACTAGACTTTTCTATTTCTGAAATCGAAAATATCTTAAAGAAGGAGCATGATGAAGAAATCTTTCAAGACCATTTTAATGAAATTGATAAACGAATGGCACTATGTCGTATACAAAAGGCGTATATCAAAGCTGTATATAATCAAAAAGATGAAACATGTTCAACCTATGCCCGAATGGATCAGGAATTGAAGGAGGAATACGAATTTCAGGATAGTGTCAAAATCACAATGCAGGAAGATAATAAACAATTCACATCTAAATATTTTATGGAATTTATGATGGGATGCTTTTTACTGTTTTGTGATAAAGACTGGCTGCCGATTGTGGGATTGATTATGGTACTGCATGTGCTATATATTTTTGTAAGAAGCTCTGCAGATCAAGATGGATTGCTCAGAGTGTATATATCTAGTATGAAGGAACTATTGCGTAAATGGAAAAGAAAAAACAAACGAGAGGAATCATGA
- a CDS encoding flippase-like domain-containing protein: MTTNWKKTIAQMILLIGLISFAFWFALKDDYQEVLHNLKSVSLVWIGIIFLFGILYYLLQGYMLYTITKPYKKDVTFKDGCYNAYIAAFFNGVTPLGGGQVAQTYAFRKLAISYQDIASILWKEFFLYQSVVVGFACLLIMTHFTFSIHTFSGYFLLVLAGLCINASVILILWTMSHFPKLYTWISEKVVSLGEKFHIIKKKEEILEKWNLQVEYFTKEIKQLKKDKRLIKKGVIIDLLRQIIYYSIPYLVGIGLGLPLSFEDIMTILLLSCFIHMLNALTPLPGDSGWTESAFILIFSVPFGKIYASSIMILWRFATYYLNILIGGCIFFIIKTKNA, from the coding sequence ATGACAACAAACTGGAAAAAAACAATTGCGCAAATGATATTGTTGATAGGGCTCATTAGCTTTGCTTTCTGGTTTGCGCTTAAGGATGATTATCAAGAAGTTCTGCATAATCTAAAAAGCGTATCCCTTGTCTGGATTGGCATTATATTTCTTTTTGGTATTTTATATTATCTTTTACAGGGATATATGTTATATACGATCACAAAGCCATATAAAAAAGATGTAACTTTCAAGGATGGCTGCTACAACGCTTATATTGCCGCATTCTTTAACGGGGTGACACCTTTGGGTGGTGGACAGGTAGCACAGACTTATGCTTTTCGTAAACTTGCCATTTCTTATCAAGATATCGCAAGTATCTTGTGGAAAGAGTTTTTTCTTTACCAAAGTGTAGTGGTTGGCTTTGCATGTCTTTTGATTATGACACATTTCACTTTCTCTATTCATACCTTTTCTGGTTATTTCCTATTGGTTTTGGCAGGTCTATGCATCAATGCTTCCGTTATATTGATTCTGTGGACCATGTCGCATTTTCCTAAATTATATACCTGGATCAGTGAAAAAGTCGTTTCCCTTGGGGAAAAGTTTCATATCATTAAAAAGAAAGAGGAAATCTTAGAAAAGTGGAATCTTCAGGTAGAATATTTCACAAAGGAAATCAAACAGTTAAAAAAAGATAAGCGTCTGATTAAAAAAGGTGTGATTATTGATTTATTAAGACAAATTATTTATTACAGTATCCCTTATCTGGTTGGGATTGGATTAGGCCTGCCTTTAAGTTTTGAGGATATCATGACAATTTTACTATTGTCATGTTTTATTCATATGTTAAATGCTTTAACACCATTACCAGGAGATTCAGGCTGGACAGAAAGTGCCTTTATACTAATATTCAGCGTACCTTTTGGAAAGATATATGCCAGCAGTATCATGATCTTATGGCGATTTGCGACATATTATCTGAATATTTTGATTGGTGGATGTATCTTCTTTATCATAAAAACCAAAAATGCTTAA
- a CDS encoding DEAD/DEAH box helicase: MKFEDFQLDTTILEALDKLGYEEPLPVQEEVIPLILEGKNVIVKSKTGSGKTASFAIPIIENIIWDERDPQCLVLTPTRELALQIKEEFDNIGAYKRLKSAAIFGKQPYRFQVQDLKQRCHVVVGTPGRILDHLQRGTLKLNNIKTCIIDEADEMLNMGFIDNVKEIMGYFPGNLTTCLFSATYPPAIQELATSFIPNANMVEIASTHAVTELVTHYAYRMKEHEKLDFLIKLLCQLQPASCIIFAKTQEHVKEVCDALYKLDLSVDKIHGGMLQEDRMDNLNDFKKGKLRILVATDVAARGIDIKDVSHIINYDMPNQAETYVHRLGRSGRVNASGVAISLIAQYDGARVAALEEFLNESLDIKDTKEILEVIVDEQALEGLRHPIEIKEEKGKELRKDTMKIYLNGGKSKKIRAGDIVGAICEIEGVTGDDIGVIQIQDRQSYVDILHGKGKIVLKALQKKTIKGKQLKVQKAKD; this comes from the coding sequence ATGAAATTTGAAGATTTTCAATTAGATACAACAATTTTAGAAGCATTAGACAAATTAGGATACGAAGAACCATTACCAGTACAGGAAGAAGTTATTCCTTTAATTTTAGAAGGGAAAAACGTCATCGTCAAATCCAAAACCGGAAGTGGAAAAACAGCATCTTTTGCGATTCCGATTATTGAGAATATTATATGGGACGAACGTGATCCACAATGCTTGGTATTAACACCTACAAGAGAACTTGCCTTGCAGATCAAAGAGGAATTTGATAATATAGGTGCATATAAACGTTTAAAAAGTGCCGCAATCTTTGGGAAACAGCCGTATCGTTTTCAGGTACAGGATTTAAAACAGCGCTGTCATGTTGTTGTAGGAACACCAGGTAGAATTTTAGATCACTTGCAAAGAGGCACGCTAAAATTAAACAATATAAAAACATGTATTATTGATGAAGCTGATGAAATGCTGAATATGGGGTTTATTGATAATGTAAAAGAAATCATGGGTTATTTCCCTGGAAATTTAACTACCTGTTTATTTAGTGCTACTTATCCACCAGCGATACAGGAATTAGCAACCAGCTTTATTCCAAATGCAAATATGGTGGAAATCGCAAGTACTCATGCAGTTACAGAACTTGTGACACATTATGCATATCGTATGAAAGAACATGAAAAACTTGATTTTTTAATCAAGCTGCTTTGCCAGTTACAGCCAGCAAGTTGTATTATTTTTGCGAAAACGCAGGAGCATGTAAAAGAAGTGTGTGATGCATTATATAAACTTGATTTAAGTGTTGATAAAATCCATGGTGGCATGCTTCAAGAAGATCGTATGGATAATTTGAATGATTTTAAGAAAGGTAAATTGAGAATTCTTGTAGCGACAGATGTTGCCGCAAGAGGAATTGATATCAAGGATGTTTCTCATATTATAAACTATGATATGCCAAATCAGGCGGAAACCTATGTACATCGATTAGGTAGAAGTGGACGTGTAAATGCAAGTGGTGTTGCGATTTCACTTATTGCACAATATGATGGTGCACGTGTTGCGGCATTAGAAGAATTTTTAAATGAATCATTAGATATCAAGGATACGAAAGAAATCTTAGAGGTTATCGTTGATGAACAGGCATTAGAAGGTTTGCGTCATCCAATCGAAATTAAAGAAGAAAAAGGCAAAGAACTTCGTAAGGATACAATGAAGATTTATTTAAATGGTGGAAAAAGTAAGAAAATTCGTGCTGGCGATATCGTTGGTGCAATCTGTGAAATTGAAGGTGTCACAGGTGATGATATTGGTGTCATTCAGATACAGGATCGTCAATCATATGTAGATATCCTACATGGGAAAGGAAAAATCGTTTTGAAAGCATTACAAAAGAAAACTATCAAAGGAAAACAATTGAAGGTTCAAAAGGCGAAAGATTAG
- a CDS encoding sigma-70 family RNA polymerase sigma factor, which translates to MDKQEEMLCETIDDFIDRYGNMVYRVVLQHMQHEADAQDVLQDSFVKIMNAKRPEFENVYKEKAWVLRIAINTCKDHWKHERIRKTVELKDQYAQEETYTPLVVLPYVKKLPQKYRDVVYLFYYEEYSVKEIASILGKKEATILTWLRRARKCLKEMLEGSDIYEEI; encoded by the coding sequence ATGGATAAACAGGAGGAAATGTTGTGTGAAACGATAGATGATTTCATTGACCGCTATGGAAATATGGTTTATCGCGTCGTACTACAACATATGCAGCATGAAGCAGATGCTCAGGATGTTTTACAGGATAGTTTTGTGAAAATCATGAACGCAAAACGACCCGAATTTGAAAATGTTTATAAAGAAAAAGCATGGGTACTACGCATAGCAATCAATACATGTAAAGATCATTGGAAACATGAACGTATCAGAAAAACAGTAGAATTAAAGGATCAATATGCACAAGAGGAAACCTACACACCCCTTGTGGTTTTGCCATATGTTAAAAAACTGCCACAGAAATATCGGGATGTTGTTTATCTTTTTTATTATGAAGAATACAGCGTAAAAGAAATCGCATCTATTCTAGGAAAGAAAGAAGCAACGATATTAACATGGTTAAGGCGGGCAAGAAAATGTTTAAAAGAGATGTTGGAAGGAAGTGATATCTATGAAGAAATATAA